One part of the Sebastes fasciatus isolate fSebFas1 chromosome 8, fSebFas1.pri, whole genome shotgun sequence genome encodes these proteins:
- the LOC141772491 gene encoding tumor protein D54-like: MDRPGFGGAPSSMSFSTGTAENGWLDSDLTEEDVHNLQIELAKIEDEIQSLREVLLVREKYAADIRRQLGMSPLSNIKQNLSKSWQGVQTSAPYLTASATLDDISHSNIYMRTRESLSHAGQVTSSALSQMGVTITRRLADMRALPLPGPPRALGHTMSVPTMRHSSTFKSFEEMVGNVKDKVSGGLTNNGDTSGFERRSSRT, encoded by the exons ATGGACCGACCAG GTTTTGGTGGGGCTCCATCATCCATGAGCTTCTCCACAGGGACAGCAGAAAATGGATGGTTAGACTCAGATCTAACAGAGGAGGACGTACACAATCTACAGATTGAACTTGCAAAG aTAGAGGATGAAATTCAGAGCTTGCGGGAGGTACTTTTGGTCAGAGAAAAATATGCAGCAGACATCAGGAGGCAGCTGGGTATGAGCCCGCTCAGTAACATCAAACAGAACCTGTCCAAAAGCTGGCAAGGCGTCCAGACCTCAGCCCC ATATCTCACAGCCTCTGCCACTTTGGACGACATCAGCCACTCCAACAT ATATATGAGGACACGGGAGAGTCTCTCTCATGCAGGCCAGGTGACATCGTCTGCACTGTCCCAGATGGGCGTGACCATCACCAGGAGACTGGCAGACATGAG AGCTCTGCCTCTTCCAGGCCCACCACG CGCCCTGGGCCACACCATGAGTGTGCCGACTATGAG ACATTCCTCTACATTCAAATCTTTTGAGGAAATGGTCGGAAATGTGAAG GACAAGGTGAGTGGCGGTCTGACAAATAACGGAGACACTTCTGGGTTTGAAAGAAGATCCTCACGCACATGA
- the ppdpfa gene encoding pancreatic progenitor cell differentiation and proliferation factor A encodes MAAIPSTGSLIATHDYYRRRLGSNSSNSSCGSAEYTGEVIPHHPGLPRQDSGHWWTSFFFAKQNQPGMQNGSETQKNGTYTVADGQVTCIAREMVLNRQVSESSENGKSETSSPPPASS; translated from the exons ATGGCAGCAATTCCATCTACTGGCTCCCTCATCGCCACCCATGATTACTATAGAA GGCGCCTTGGGTCCAACTCCAGCAACAGCTCCTGTGGCAGTGCTGAGTACACAGGAGAGGTCATTCCACACCACCCAG GACTTCCAAGACAAGATTCTGGTCACTGGTGGACTTCATTTTTCTTTGCAAAACAGAACCAGCCCGGCATGCAGAACGGATCTGAAACTCAAAA GAACGGAACCTACACAGTGGCTGACGGCCAGGTGACCTGCATCGCCAGGGAAATGGTTTTGAACAGACAAGTCAGTGAAAGCAGTGAAAATGGAAAGTCTGAAACATCGAGTCCTCCCCCTGCTTCCTCCTAG
- the dnajc5aa gene encoding dnaJ (Hsp40) homolog, subfamily C, member 5aa, with product MAEHQRQRSLSTAGESLYIVLGVEKVATSDDIKRSYRKLALKFHPDKNPDNPEAADKFKEINNAHAILNDPTKRNIYDKYGSLGLYVAEQFGEENVNTYFVLSSWWAKALFVFCGLATGCYFCCCLCCCCNCCCGKCKPRPREGQEQEFYVSPEDLEAQLQTDEREAGGDPIMLQPSATETTQLTADGHHSYHTDTGFN from the exons ATGGCTGAGCACCAGAGGCAACGCTCTCTGTCCACCGCTGGTGAGTCTCTCTACATCGTGTTGGGAGTGGAGAAAGTGGCCACATCAGATGACATTAAGAGATCTTACAG GAAACTGGCGTTGAAGTTCCACCCTGATAAGAATCCTGACAATCCAGAGGCGGCCGACAAGTTCAAGGAGATAAACAACGCTCATGCGATTCTGAATGACCCCACGAAGCGTAATATTTATGACAAGTATGGTTCTCTGGGACTATATGTGGCTGAGCAGTTCGGAGAGGAGAATGTTAACACTTACTTTGTCCTTTCAAGCTGGTGGGCGAAG gctctgtttgttttctgcGGCCTAGCCACTGGCTGCTACTTCTGTTGCTGCCTATGTTGCTGCTGTAACTGCTGCTGTGGCAAATGTAAACCACGGCCTCGAGAGGGCCAGGAACAGGAATTTTATGTGTCCCCCGAGGACCTGGAGGCTCAGCTGCAGACTGATGAGAGAG AGGCTGGGGGTGACCCTATAATGCTGCAACCGTCGGCAACAGAGACGACCCAGTTAACAGCAGATGGGCACCACTCCTATCACACCGACACCGGCTTCAACTAA